TGGCGATCAAGCATGACGGCCAGTACGAGATCCTCATCGACGAAACCGGCAATAACCTGCGCATCCGCGAGGTTTGCGGTGGCGCCGACCTGCAGCGTCGCGCCGAGGCGCTGGCCGAGCAGCCGGCACCGGAAGGCTGGGATGTCGAGGTGATCCAGGGCCCGAACATGGGCGCCCTGACCGACATGACCGCGCGCCTGATCGAGAAGGGCATCCCATCCTGGGTCGAGTACCGCGACGGCAAGCCGGTGGTGCTGATGGGGCCGTTCCCGGCCAAGGCCGAGGCCGACGCGCACAAAGCAGAAGTCATGGCCAAGCTCGGCACCGACTCGATCGTCATCCAGCACGGCGCCCAGCGCTGACCTCTATCGTGCTCAACCAAGCATCGGGCGCAGGAAACTGCGCTCGTAGCTGAGGATGAAGCGCTGCTCCTCGGCCAGGGCAAAGGCGGCGATGCACTCAGGGTCGGTTTGCGACGCTGTGCGGTATTGCTCGTAAGTCGCGAGGCTTTCGAAGCTGAAGAGCGCGTAGGCGATGTTGTTGGCGCCTTCGCTGGGCAGGAAGTAGCCATGGTGCACACCGCCCATGCGGTTGACCAGGTCGATCCATAGCTTGCCGTAGGCCTCGAAGGCCGGGAGCTGGTACGGGTCGATGACGTACTTGAGGTGGCAGGTGATCATGGCGGGCATTCCTTTGAGTGGGCCGTGGGGGCCCACCTTACAGGCAACCCCGCCACCTGGGCGAGGGGATCTAGCGCGAGGTTTCCACGCGCAGTACTTCGGTGTAGATAGCGTCGACGGTCTGGCCGACCTTGAGGTTCTTCATGCGGGCCTGGAGCTCGGGCTTCTCGACCTTGACCACTTGCACCTTGCCCTCGGGCGGCAGCAGGGTGACTTCGTGGGTCTTCAGGTTGATCTTTTCGATCTTCGAGGTGACCCGCACCTGGCGGAACGCCTCGCCACCGGGGTTGGGGTTATCCTTGGTGGCGCGTATGGTGCCGGACTCCTCACTGGCCTTCGGCGCGCCCCCCACCTTGGTGTCCAGTACATAGGCGATGGCCCGGGTCACATAGATGTCGACCTGGTCGCCGACCTTGAGGTTGGGCAGGGCCTTGGCCTTTTCGGTGAGCTGGAAGGTCACGTCCTTCTCATGGGGGCCCTTGACCGTCACCTGACGGTTGGCCAGGTCGATGGCGGTCACCTGGGTGGTGACGTGGCTTTCCAGCGCTTCGCTGGCGATGGGCAGTTCGGCGGCCTGGGCGGTGAAGCTGGTGGCGGACATCAGTGAAGCGAGCGCGATGGCACGAGCGAGGGAGCGGGTGGATTTCATGGGCCTGTCTTCCTTGTGGTCGATACCGGTGGGTTTTGCGAGGTGAAGCATAGCCACTGGCAGGCAGAACGGGAGCAACGGCCCAAATTCTTGTGTAGGAGCCAGCCTTGCTGGTGAACAGGGGCGGTGTAGATCGCGGATCGGTGTGGACCTCTTCACCAGCAAGGCTGGCATCCTACAGATGCATGCCTTCAAGCCCGCTCTTCGCCCGGGACACGTTGACCGTGCCCGGCAAGCTGACGGCGTTCTTCGCCGCAAGCACTTCGGCCATCACGCTGACCGCGATTTCCGCCGGGGTCTTGCTGCCGATATAGATGCCGATGGGGCCGTGCAGGCGTTCGAGCGAGGCTTCGCTTTCGCCGAAATGCTCGATCAGCCGCTCGCGGCGCAGTTGGCTGTTGCGCCGCGAACCGATGGCGCCGATGTAGAAGGCCGGGCTGTGCAAGGCCTCGAGCAGGGCCAGGTCGTCGAGTTTCGGGTCGTGGCTGACAGCGATGATGCAGGTGCGCAGGTCGGCTCTGAATTCACGGACAACATCGTCCGGCATGCCCTTGAGGTACTCCACGCCCGTGACCGACCAGGTGGCCAAGTGTTCCGGCCGCGGGTCGCACACGGCCACCTTGAAACCATTGAACAGTGCCATCGTCGCCAGGTACTCGGCCAGCGCGCCGGCACCAATCAACAGCATGCGGTAGCCGGGGCCGAGGGTATTGATCATATGCTGGCCATCGAAGCTGAACTGTTCCGGTGTGGCGGTGGTTTCGAGGCTGGTCGTACCATCGGCCAGTGCCAGGCGTCGACGCATCAGGTTGCCGTTGTCGAGTTGATCGAGCAACTGCTGCAGCGGGGCCGCCGCGGGGCTGAACTCAAGCACCAGTTCCAGCGTGCCGCCACAGGGCAGCCCGAAGCGGTGGGCCTCATCGGCACTGACACCGTAGCGGATCACCTCGGGCGGCCCTTCCGGCAGTCCGACGCCGCCATAGGCGGTGGTGTAGCGGTGGATCAGGTCATCCTCGATGCAACCGCCGGATACGCTGCCGACTACCCGGCCGTCGTTGCGCAGGGCCATCATCGAGCCGACCGGGCGGGGCGATGAGCCCCAGGTGCGGGCGACGGTGGCCAGCAGCACGCGTTGGCCGGCCTGGAGCCAGTCGTGGGTGGTGCGCAGGACCAGCAGGTCGATGCTTTCCATGGTGTCCTCGTTTGTCTGCAGGTCAGCGCATGTGCAGGATGATCGGGCTGCTGCTGGCCGGGTCGGTATGGCCGCGCAGCTTGCCGACCGCCTGGGTGTCCACCGCGCCCCCCTGGTTGCCCCAGGTGGCGCGGGCAAAACTCAGCACCGCGGCGATCTCCTGGTCCGACAACTGCTCGCGGAACGCCGGCATGCGATAGGCGTCCGGCACGCCGGCCGCGACGATGCGCTGGGAGCCATTGAGGGTGATGTTGATCGCCGAGGCGTTCTCCTTCGCCAGCATCGAGGTGGCGCCCGCCAGCGGCGGCATCCATTCGGCCTGGCCCTTGCCATCCAGGCCATGGCAGCTGGCGCAGCGGGTCGCATAGATATGTGCCCCCGGCGTGTCGAGGTCCGCAGATACCGCCTGGTACTGCCACGGTGCACCGTCACGTTGCGGGTCGCCGGGCAGCGACTTGAGGTAGCGGGCGATCGCGGCCAGGTCGTCATCGGCCATGAACTGCGTGGAGTTGTTGAACGCCTCGGTCATCGAGCCGTACACCACTGCATGCTGATTACGCCCGCTCTTGAGGAACTGCACGATCTGCGCTTCGCTCCAGCGGCCCAGCCCGGTGTTGTGGTCCTGGCGCAAGCTGGGCGCGTACCAGCCATCGAGCAGGGCGCCGGCCAGGAAGGGCGTGCCCGATTCGTCCAGGGCCTTCTCGTTGAAGGCCAGGCCGCGCGGGGTATGGCAACTGCCGCAGTGGCCGGGGCCCTGGACGATATAGGCGCCGCGATTCCACAGCGGATCCTGTTCGGTTTTCTGTGCATAGGGCGTGGTTGGCGCGAACAGGCCGTTCCACAGGGCGATGGGCCAGCGCAGGTTCAGCGGCCAGGGAATAGCGCTGGGGATATTGGCTTCGGCAGCCGGTTGCACGCCTTTCATGAAGAACGCATAGAGCGCCCGCATGTCTTCGTCGCTGAGCTTGACGTAGGAGGGGTAGGGCATGGCCGGGTACAGCCGTCGCCCGCCCGGTGCGACGCCATGGCGCACGGCGCGGTCGAAGTCGGCCAGGCTATAGCCGCCGATACCGTGCTCTTGGTCGGGGGTGATGTTGGTGGCATGGATCGCCCCCAGCGGCGTGGCCATCTCCAGCCCGCCGGCAAACGGTGCCTTGCCGGGCAGGCTGTGGCAGGCCACGCAATCGCTGAGGCGGGCGATGTATTCGCCACGGCTGACCAGTGCCGCATCGGCGCTTTCTCCAGGGGGGAACGGCGAGGCGGGCTCGCGGGTGACATACCAGGCCAGCAGGCCTGCCGCGACCAGGCACGGCAGGGCCAGCCAGCCGGCGGCTCTGGCGAATCGGCTATTGCTCATTGGGCATTCCTTGTCGTGTCAGCTGAAGGTATGGCGGCTCAGGGGCATGCTGCGCACGCGTTGGCCGGTCAGCTGCGCCACGGCGTTGGCCACCGCGGGCGCCACGGCCGGCAGCGGCGGTTCACCGATGCCGCCCATCTTCGCGCCGCTTTCGACGATGCGCACATGCACCCGGGCCATGCGCGACGGCGGTAGCACCGGGTACAAGTCGTAGTTGCGCGCCCGTGGCATGCCGTTCAGCCACACCGCCTCTTCCAGCAGCACCTGGGACAAGCCCAGGGATACCGCACCATTGACCTGCGCCTCGATGATCGCCGGGTTGACGATGCTGCCCGGGTCGATGGCCTGCCAGATGTCGTGCACCTTGACCTGGCCGCCCTCCAGCGAGACTTCGGCGATCACCGCCGCTTCAGAGCCGAACGGCGAGGCCATGGCCACGCCGCGGGCGCGCTTGCTGCCGTCCTCGGCGGTGAACGGGCCGCGCTTCCAGCCGCCGGACAATTCGCCCACCGCCTGCAGCAGTGTGGTCAGGCGCGGGTTGTCGCGCAGCAGGTGCAGGCGCAGTTCGAAGGGGTCGTGGCCGCCTTTGTCGGCCAGTTCGTCGAGGAACGATTCGTAGAAGAAGTCGTTCAGCGAATTGCCCACCGAGCGCCAGTAACCCAGCATGGCCGGGCCCTTCACGTAGATCTGCGCGATGCGCTTGTTGGCGATGGCGTAGGCCTTGCCCGACAGCCCTTCCAGGGCGGTGGGGTCGACCTTGTCGCCTTGCTTGCCGGCGATGGCCTCGGTCGGGCCTTCGGTGGCGCTGACCGCCTCGATGGCCACCGGCAGGCCCTTGTCGTCCAGCCCGGCGCGGAACTTGACCACGGCCATGGGGCGCATGGCATCGCGCAAGAACTCCTCCTCCCGGCTCCAGATCAGTTTCACTGGCCGCCCCACGGCCTTGGCCAGGGCGATGGCCTGCGGGTAGGGGTTGGCCGAGTCGTACAGGAAGTGCCGGCCGAAGAAGCCGCCAAGCAACGGCGAGTGCAGGGTGATCCGTGCCGGATCCAGGCCGGTGCGCTTGGCGATGTCGTCGCGGAACATGTCCTGCGCCTGGTTGGGCAGCCACACCTCCAGCGAACCGTCGGGGTTGAAGCGGGCGGTGGCGGAGGGCGGTTCCAGCTGCGCATGGTTGAGGAACTGGTTGTGGTAGGTGGCCTCGACCGTGGTCTTGGCGCCAGCCAGGGCGGCGGCGACGTCGCCGTCGTTTTCCTCGTCGCGGCTTGGCCCGGTCTGCGCGGCCAGGTGGTCGCGCCAGCCGTCGCTGGAGAAGTCGGCGGGCATCGGCCGCACCTGGCTGTCGGCGCCGGGCGCTTGCCAGTCCACCTGCAGCGCTTCCACGGCGCGCTTGGCGTGCCACCAGCGCTCGGCGACCACCGCCACCGCGCCGGGCAGTTGATGCACCGAGTGCACGCCTTTCATGGCCTTGACCTGGTCTTCGTTGCGCAGGCCGCTTACGGTCATGCCCAGGCGTGGCGCGTGCTGCACGGCGGCGTGGAGCATGCCGTCGACCTTGATGTCGATGCTGTAGATCGCCTTGCCGGTGGACTTGTCGTGGGCGTCGAGGCGCTGCACCGGCTTGCCGATCCAGCGGAACTGGCCAGGGTCGCGCAGCGTGACGCTGGCCGGGTCCGGTACCGGCAGGTCCATGGCCTTGCCGGCCAGTTCGCCATAGCCCAGCTCGCGGCCCGACGCCGTGTGCACCACCTTGCCGGGCTTCGTGGTCAGTTCACTGACCGGAACACCCCATTGCGCGGCGCCTGCCTGCAGCAGCATGGCCCGGGCCAGGGCGCCGAGGCGGCGCATGGTCGGGTAGCTCATACGCACCGACATGCTGCCGCCGGTGATGCGCCAGCCGTTCTCCATCACCACGTAGGCTTCACCCGGTGGCGCGCTGTCGACCACGAAGGTGGCGGGGTCGGCATCCAGCTCCTCGCCGATGATCTGCGCCATGGCGGTATTGATGCCTTGCCCGCCTTCCATGAACGGGCTGAGCAGGTGCACGCTGCCGTCCGGGCGGATTTCCAGGAAGGCCGGCACCTGGGTGCCGCGTTCGGTTGTGGTGGTGGCTGCCTGGACCCGTGCCGAGCCCAGTGGCAAGCCAAAGCCCAGTACCAACGCGCCAATGGCGGTGCCTGCCAGGAAGCGCCGGCGCGACAGGTTGACGGTTTCGCCGTGGCGCAGGCGCAGCAGGTCGTCCGGGGAATCGATACGCGCGTTCATCAGGCGTTCTCCCCTTGGGCCAGGTCATGCACGGCGGCATGGATGGCGTTGTAGGTACCGCAACGGCACAGGTTGACCATGGCCGCGTCGATCTGCGCATCGCTCGGTTTGGGGGTGTGCTTGAGCAGCGCGGTGGCCGCCATCACCTGGCCGGACTGGCAGTAGCCGCACTGGGCCACCTGGTGCTCGACCCAGGCGGCGACCACGCGCTTGCCGACCGCGTCCTGCTCGATGGCCTCGATGGTGGTGACCTCGCGGCCGACCACGCCGGCCACCGGGGTGACACAGGCGCGTACCACGTTGCCGTCCACCAGCACCGAACAGGCGCCGCACTGGGCCAGGCCGCAGCCGTACTTGGTGCCGGTCAGGCCCAGGTCGTCGCGGATCACCCAGAGCAAGGGCGTGTCGGCGTCGGCCTCGACCTGGTAGGTCTGCTGGTTGATGCGTAGTTCCATGGGCTCACCTGCTGATCATCGGTTGGTTTCGTGGCCGGGGAATACGTTGTTCCCCAATCCGGAAACGCTAGCACAGGGGGATCGTTGCGGAACCGGTACACCCCGCAGGTCGAGAGGATCAGGCAAGCAATTCGGCGGAATGCGCAAGCAGTGCCCGTGGGGCCGCGCCATACCTGCAGGAGCCGGCCTTGCCGGCGAAAGGGCCAGTCCCGTCAGCCCAGGGCAGTGGCCAGCGCAGGGGGGCATGGCATGTCAGGGGGCAGTGGCGGCAAGGTCACGAGACATGAGCCATTGCCCCTCGCCCCATGCCTCGAACCGCTCCACCAGGCGCCATCCACGCTTCGCGTAATAGGCCTGCCGGTCATGGGTATGCAGGTACAGCGTCGGGATGCCGCCGTCACGGGCGTGATTACAGATCCCTTCGATCAACCTTTCGGCGAGTCCCTGGCCACGTGCCTGCGGGCTGACGAACACGCAAGCCAGCCAGGGCCCGAGCTCCGGTCGTTCAGGCAGGTCGTCGACGGCCAGTGCGGCACTGCCGAGCAAGCGGTCGCCGTCCAGGGCCACCAGGCACTTCCACCTGCCATTGCGTTGCCCCTCGGCGAACTCGCGTTGCCAGGCTGGCAAGGGGAAATCCTGGAACTCGTAGTGGAACTGTTCGTGCAGCCATTGCGCCAAGGTGTCGCAATGGGCCATGTGGTGTTCGAGCCAATCCAGGCGGGGCATGGGCAGTTCCCTTTTTGTTTTCGTTGACGGGCAGCGAACTTTGGTTTTGGTGATTTCTCTGTGGGAGCGGGTTCACCCGCGAATGCAGCAGTGAGTCACCTACCGTATTCGCGGGTAAACCTGCTCCTACAGGTATTGCGCTGAACCAGAGCCTTACGACAAACCTGCAGGCGCCGGTTTGCCGGCGAACACGGCATCCATATCCTGGCGATCATGGTCCAGCAGGTAGCGGTTGTACTGGTGGTACAGCTGTTCAAGCCGGGCATGGTTGGGCCCGACCACGTCCATGCCCCGGTCGTCGTAAGGCCAGACCATCAACTGTTGGGGCAGGTTGAACAGGTAGAGCAGGCAGGAAGGATTGGGGGTGATCGGGGTATCCGAAGCCATTGAGCACCATAACAATGCCTGCAAGTGGCTGACCGGCAGTTCGAAGGCCAGGCTGATCCAGTATTCGGGCGCGTGTTCGTCCCACCATGGCTCGTCTTCGATCAGCTCCCGCCACAGTGTGCGTTGCCGGGGAATGGTGATGTTGAGGTCGCCCAGTGCACGCAGCGTCTGGCGGGTAACTTCGCCAATGCAGCTGGAGTGGCTACGCAGGCAGACCACCAGGGTCCGTTCGCCAGCAAAGGCTTCGGTGCAGACCTCCGTGGCTTTGCGCAGCGCAGTGGTGAAGCGCTCGATCATGCCGCCCGATTCGGCCAGTTCGAAGCGCAGGCCACCCGGGTAGTTGTAGTAGACCGGGCGGGTAAAGCAGTCACGCCCGAAGATGCGCTCGATTTCGCCTTGCAGGTTCACATGTCCCTCGACAGTCACAGGTCTCACTCCCTGAAGCAACGGGATGATACGCCAGCGCATCCGTTGCCGCGAAGCCGCTGTATGATGCGGGTTCCGTAGCCTTGCACGAGCCTGAACATGGACACTCACTCGCTTCTCGCTTTCACCCTGGTCGCCGCGATCGCCATCGCCAGCCCAGGCCCCGCCACACTCATGGCGATCAACAACAGCCTGGCCCACGGGCAACGCAGCGCGGTGTGGTCGTCGCTGGGCAACGCCACCGGGCTGTTCTGCCTGTCGGCGGCGGCGATGCTCGGGCTGGGGGCGTTGCTGGCCAGTTCGGAAATGCTGTTCAACGCGGTCAAGGTCATCGGTGCCGGCTACCTGTTCTACCTCGGCGCGCGGCAACTGTTGAAGAAGAGCCCGATGCTGGTAGAGGGGCTGGAGGAGGGCGCGGGCAAGCGCCGGCCGACGCCGTTGAAACTGTACAAGTCGGCGTTCCTGACCGCGGTCACCAACCCCAAGGCGACGATGTTCTTCACCGCGCTGTTCCCGCAGTTCATCGACCAGGGCGCGGCATTGCTGCCGCAGTTCCTGATCCTGACCGGGATCTTCATCCTCCTGTCGTTGACCTCCCTGAGCTTGTACGCCGCGCTCGCCGCACGGGCCAAGGGCATACTGACCCGACCGTCGCTGTCGCGCTGGGTGAGCCGGGTCGTGGGCTCGACTTTCATTGGGTTTGGCGCGGCGATCCTGGCGATGCGTCGGCAGACGGCCTGAGCGACTTTTCATGACGGGGCGCCTGGCGCCCCGTACTGCAACTTCCCCGCGTAATGGTCTTGATGACCGTCCCTCTTCGAATCCCACTCTAAAGTTGTTGCCCGGTGATTCGTGTCTATTTGAAAGCGGGCACTCTGCTTTCGTCGGATTGTTCGACAATCCTTGTTTCGTGTTTTATGGAACCTGCGAGGCAGATGGGTTTGCGTGGGTTGCTATCAAAATGATGCGCAACTAATCGTCGAACTAATGACGCCAATTTTCCGAACTTTCTCAAGTTTCAAGACGAGGGCCGATAACCTGAAGTAGGCACGCCGGAAAGTTAAAAGATCCGACTGCCTGAATGCGTTAGTTGTGCAGTTCTGTCCGAATGGGTGTTGTATGTTGTACCTGCCTGCCATGTCCCGCCGTCCCGCCACGCCCAGCCGGTTGTTGCCTGCCATGTGGCTGTGCCTGTGTGCCGGTTTTGCCCACGCCGAAACAGTCGCCCCGGGTCAGGAAGTGCTGCGCCAACAGCAACAGCAGCAAACCGACCTGCAACAGTTGCAGTTGGAGCAACGCCGTCGACAATTGCAACGCGGCGCGTTTGGGCCCTCGGCGACGACAGCGCGGACGCCCCAGGCCGTGACCCCGGATGCACAATGCTGGCCCCTGGCGGGCGTGCGCGTCGGTGGCGTCACGCTGATCGACCGCGCCACGCTCAACGCCCGCATCGAGCCCCTGGTCACCCCTTGCATGGGCGTGGGCCAGATCAATCACCTGCTGGCAACCCTCACCGCGCTGTATGTCGAGAAGGGCTATATCGCCAGCCGACCTTACCTGAGCAGTGCGCCCGCCGCAGGGCATTCGCTGGATATCCTGGTCGACGAAGGCTATCTGGAGGCCATCGAACTGGCCGACCAACGCCTGCCGGTGTCCCTGGCCGGTGCCTTCCCCGGTATGCTGGGCGAGCCGTTGAACCTGCGCGATCTGGAACAGGGGCTGGATCAGCTCAACCGCCTGCGCTCGGTCGACCTGACCGCCGATATCGCCCCGGGCAGCCAGCCCGGCGCCTCGCGCATCGTTTTGCGCCCGCGCAGCGCCGGGCAGCCGCGGGTGGCCGTGGGGCTGGGCCTGGACAACCTGGGCAGTGCCGGCACCGGGCGTGACCGCCAGGTGCTCAGCCTGAGCCTGGACAACCCGCTGGCGCTCAACGACCTGCTCAGCCTCAGCGCCAGCGACACCCTCAACCAGGGCGATCGCTACAGCCGCAATGCCAGCCTGTACTACGCCATCCCCTACGGCTACTGGACCTTCAGCCTGTTCGCCAGCCATGCCGAGTACCGCTCGCCGTTCAAGCTCAGCAGCGTCACCCTGCACAGCACCGGCATTACCGACCAGCTCAGTTTGCGCAGTGAGCGTGTGCTGTGGCGCGACCAGCAGCACCAGCTGAGCGCCAACCTGCAGCTGGCGCACAAGGGGGTCGACACTGAGTTCGCCAAGGTGCGGCTGGATGTGCAGAGCCCGACCCTGACGGTGGCCGAGGCCGGGCTCAACCTGTTCTGGCTCGACCGCGCGGTGTGGAACCTCGACGTCAACTATGCCCAGGGCCTGCGTTGGCTCGGCGCCGACGACGATGGCCGGCGCTTGAACGGTGACCTGCCCAAGGCGCAGTTCCACAAGTACCGCGCCAGCCTCGGCCAGTGGCGCAACGGCCAGCTTGGCGGGCAGGCCTGGCAATGGCAGAGCCAACTCAACCTGCAATACAGCCCCGACCCGCTGCCGGCCATCGAGCAGTTGCTGGGTACCGACGATTCCGCCGTGCGCGGCTATCGGGTCAACAGCGTGTCCGGGGCCAACGGGGCGATCTGGCGCAACACCTTGCGCCTGCCCCTGCGCCATGACGGGCCCTTCGCGATCACCCCGCGCATTGGCCTCGACCATGGCTGGATCAAGGCCGACCACGGCGCCTCGAGCCAACGCCTGAGCGGTGCCAGTGTCGGCCTGAGCCTGGGCTACAAGGCCCTGCAGATCGATGTCGACTACCAGCGTGGCCTGACCACGCCCAGTGGCCTGCGCCACGAACCCGAAGTCTGGCTGTTCCGGGCCGGCCTGCAGATCTGACCGCGATCGCGCAGTGAATTGCAGCACCTACATGGAGAGTGACCTATGCCAAAGAACACCTTTGCCTTCCACCTTTCGCCGCAGGGCAAACTGCGCTGGGCGATTGCCAGCCTGTTCCTCGCCGCCAGCCTGCCGCAGGCATTGGCCGAGGGCGTGGTAGTGGCGCCCGGCCCCGGTGGCACGGCGCAATTACAGACCCAGGGTGGCGTACCCATCGTCAATATCGTCGCGCCCAATGGCGCGGGGCTGTCCCATAACCAGTTCCTCGACTACAACGTCGACCGTCAGGGCCTGGTGCTGAACAACGCCTTGCAGGCCGGCAATTCCCAGCTCGCCGGCCAGCTGGCGGCCAACCCGCAGTTCCAGGGCCAGGCGGCGAGCGTGATCCTCAACGAAGTGGTCAGCCGCAACCCGTCGGCGATCAACGGTGCCCAGGAAATCTTCGGCCGCGCCGCCGACTATGTGCTGGCCAACCCCAATGGCATCTCGGTCAATGGCGCCAGTTTCATCAACACCCCCAACGCCAGCCTGGTGGTCGGCCGACCCGAGGTGAACGAGGGCAAGTTGAAAGCCCTGGGCACCCAGGACGCCAGCGGCCAATTGCAGGTGCAGGGTGGCGGGCTGCGCAACGATGGCGGTTCGGTCAACCTGATCGCTCCGCGCATCGACAGCCAGGGGCGCCTGGATGCGCGTGACCAGCTCGACCTGACCGTGGGCCGCCAGCAGGTGGATTACGCCAGCGGGCAGGTCACTCACGTCGACCCAAGCGCCAGCACCACCGAGCAGCGCATCGACGCCAGCCTGTTCGGCGCAATGCAGGCCGGGCGCATCAACATCGTCAGCACCGCGCAGGGCGCGGGCGTGCGGGTCGGCGCGGTGCAGGTCGAAGGGCGTGATGGTGTGCGCATCGATTCGGCCGGCGACCTGAACATCAGTGGTGCGGCCGTGGCCGACAAGCTGGAGGCGACCCGTGCCGGCATCCACAGCAGCCAGGGCGATGTCGGGCTGCGCAGCGGCCAGGACCTGACCCTGGCCGCCGCCGATATCAGCGCGCGCGACGTTGGGCTCGACGCCGGACGCAACCTCACCCTGAGCACCGTGCAAAGCCGCAAGCTTCAGGAAAAGCGCGAGAACTGGCGCAGCGGCGCGCTGGGTATCGACTGGGAAACCTACCAGCGCACCCAGACCGACAGCGACACCCGCGAGCACGGCACCCAGGTCGTGGCCCGGCGCGACGCCCAGCTGAAATCGGGGCAGGACACGCAGCTCAATGCCGCCAGCGTCGAAGCGCCGGGCCACCTGAGCGTGACCAGCGGCGCCGACCTGCGCGTGACCGCGGCCACCGAACGCCATGTGCAGACCGACCAGGGCAAGCACACCAAGGGCTTCTGGAAAGCCGACTGGGACACCCGCAGCGAAGAACAGCGCAGTGTCACCAGCCAGCTCAAGGGCGGCGACATCGAACTGCGCGCCAAGGCGGCGGTGCTGGCCGAGGGCGCACAGCTGACCAGCGGCAAGGATATCCGCATCGCCGGCAAGCAGGTGCAGATCAACAACGCCTCGCGCACCGACCAGCGCGACAGCCAGAACCAGCAGAGCAAGTTCTTCGGCGTCAGCCACAACGAAGCCAAGCAGAACACCCGGGAAAGCACCTCGGTGCGCAGCGAACTGGTGGCCGGTGGCAATGTCGGCCTGAACAGCACTGAAGGCATCGATGTGGTCGGCTCGACGGTCAAGGCCAGCGGTACGCTGAACGCCGAGGCGGCGGGCGATGTGAAGGTCACCTCGGCCCAGGACACCCGTGAACAAAGCAGCGCCAGCAGCAATCGAGGTTTCGTGGCCTCTGCCAAGGAGACAGCACCTGGCTCCGGTCAGTACCGTGCGGGCGTGGGGTATGCCAGCGAGCAGCAGGGAGCGACCCGCACCGA
This genomic stretch from Pseudomonas entomophila harbors:
- a CDS encoding ShlB/FhaC/HecB family hemolysin secretion/activation protein, whose product is MLYLPAMSRRPATPSRLLPAMWLCLCAGFAHAETVAPGQEVLRQQQQQQTDLQQLQLEQRRRQLQRGAFGPSATTARTPQAVTPDAQCWPLAGVRVGGVTLIDRATLNARIEPLVTPCMGVGQINHLLATLTALYVEKGYIASRPYLSSAPAAGHSLDILVDEGYLEAIELADQRLPVSLAGAFPGMLGEPLNLRDLEQGLDQLNRLRSVDLTADIAPGSQPGASRIVLRPRSAGQPRVAVGLGLDNLGSAGTGRDRQVLSLSLDNPLALNDLLSLSASDTLNQGDRYSRNASLYYAIPYGYWTFSLFASHAEYRSPFKLSSVTLHSTGITDQLSLRSERVLWRDQQHQLSANLQLAHKGVDTEFAKVRLDVQSPTLTVAEAGLNLFWLDRAVWNLDVNYAQGLRWLGADDDGRRLNGDLPKAQFHKYRASLGQWRNGQLGGQAWQWQSQLNLQYSPDPLPAIEQLLGTDDSAVRGYRVNSVSGANGAIWRNTLRLPLRHDGPFAITPRIGLDHGWIKADHGASSQRLSGASVGLSLGYKALQIDVDYQRGLTTPSGLRHEPEVWLFRAGLQI